The Odocoileus virginianus isolate 20LAN1187 ecotype Illinois chromosome 12, Ovbor_1.2, whole genome shotgun sequence genome has a segment encoding these proteins:
- the TUG1 gene encoding taurine up-regulated 1, which translates to KEALARPPPLPGLVGRRSGRAVDRAIGWRLFLLLWHPALGAQARPPRRAPGGRWRSRRVFLLVRRTRAAAYAFAIRRGVVRVVGGGGQLLRPAPGEAAAAGFGAAGEAGVAGAGLEAWRHPSGPARTQLGGQEGAGGWLVVGFLLCLFLLMPP; encoded by the coding sequence AAAGAAGCCCTGGCGCGCCCTCCCCCCCTTCCCGGTCTGGTAGGGCGAAGGAGCGGGCGCGCGGTCGATCGAGCGATCGGTTGGCGGCTCTTTCTCCTGCTCTGGCATCCAGCTCTTGGGGCGCAGGCCCGGCCGCCGCGGCGCGCGCCCGGTGGCCGTTGGCGCTCGCGCCGCGTCTTTCTTCTCGTACGCAGAACTCGGGCGGCGGCCTATGCGTTTGCGATTCGACGAGGAGTCGTCCGGGTGGTTGGCGGCGGCGGGCAGCTGCTCCGCCCCGCTCccggggaggcggcggcggcgggattTGGCGCGGCCGGGGAAGCTGGGGTGGCCGGGGCCGGCCTGGAGGCCTGGCGCCACCCTTCGGGGCCTGCAAGGACCCAGttgggggggcaggagggggccgGGGGATGGTTGGTGGTGGGCTTTCTACTTTGCCTTTTCCTCCTTATGCCGCCTTAG